Proteins encoded by one window of Manis pentadactyla isolate mManPen7 chromosome X, mManPen7.hap1, whole genome shotgun sequence:
- the LOC118922871 gene encoding transmembrane protein 47-like → MASAGSVMEEVRVSVLTPLKLGGLVCIFLALCLDLGAVLSPAWVTADHQYHLSLWESCQKPASLDIWHCESTLSSDWQIATLALLLGGAAIILIAFLVGLISICVGSRRRFYRPVAVMLFAAVVLQVCSLVLYPIKFTETVSLKIYHEFNWGYGLAWGATVFSFGGAILYCLNPKNYEDYY, encoded by the coding sequence ATGGCTTCGGCGGGTAGCGTCATGGAGGAGGTGCGCGTGTCCGTGCTGACCCCGCTGAAGCTGGGCGGGCTGGTGTGCATCTTCCTGGCGCTGTGTCTGGACCTGGGGGCCGTGCTGAGCCCCGCCTGGGTCACGGCCGACCATCAGTACCACCTGTCCCTCTGGGAGTCCTGCCAGAAGCCCGCCAGCTTGGACATCTGGCACTGCGAGTCCACGCTCAGCAGCGATTGGCAGATTGCTACTCTGGCTTTACTTCTGGGCGGTGCTGCCATCATTCTCATTGCATTCCTGGTTGGCTTGATTTCTATCTGCGTGGGATCTCGAAGGCGCTTCTACAGACCTGTTGCTGTCATGCTTTTTGCAGCAGTTGTTCTACAGGTTTGCAGCCTGGTCCTTTACCCAATCAAGTTCACTGAAACTGTGAGCTTGAAAATTTACCATGAGTTCAATTGGGGTTATGGCCTGGCCTGGGGTGCAACTGTATTTTCGTTTGGGGGTGCCATCCTTTATTGCCTGAACCCTAAGAACTACGAAGACTACTACTAG
- the P2RY10 gene encoding putative P2Y purinoceptor 10: MGSNSTNNAMTNCSVTSVTFQYTLYATTYILIFIPGLLANSAALWVLCRFISKKNKAIIFMINLSVADLAHVLSLPLRIYYYISHHWPFQRALCLLCFYLKYLNMYASICFLTCISLQRCFFLLKPFRARDWKRRYDVGISAAIWIVVGTACLPFPILRNTDLANNTESCFADLGYKKMNAVALVGMITIAELSGFVVPVITIAWCTWKTTISLRQPPLAFQGISERQKALRMVFMCASVFFICFTPYHINFFFYTMVKETIISSCPIVQSTLYFHPFCLCLASLSCLLDPILYYFMASEFRDQLSHHGSSVTHSRLMSRESGSSMIS; the protein is encoded by the coding sequence ATGGGTAGCAACAGTACCAACAATGCTATGACTAACTGCAGTGTCACTAGTGTGACATTTCAGTACACCCTGTATGCAACCACCTACATTCTCATATTCATTCCTGGTCTTCTGGCCAACAGTGCAGCCTTGTGGGTTCTGTGTCGCTTCatcagcaagaaaaataaagccatCATTTTCATGATCAACCTCTCGGTGGCTGACCTTGCTCACGTGCTGTCCTTACCCCTCCGGATTTACTATTACATCAGTCACCACTGGCCTTTCCAGAGGGCCCTTTGCCTGCTGTGCTTCTACCTGAAATATCTCAATATGTATGCCAGCATTTGCTTCCTGACGTGCATCAGCCTTCAGAGGTGCTTCTTCCTCCTGAAGCCCTTTAGGGCCAGAGACTGGAAACGTAGATATGATGTGGGCATCAGTGCTGCCATTTGGATCGTCGTGGGGACTGCCTGTTTGCCATTTCCCATCCTGAGAAACACAGACTTAGCCAACAACACTGAGTCCTGCTTTGCTGATCTTGGTTATAAGAAAATGAATGCAGTTGCTTTGGTTGGAATGATTACAATCGCTGAACTCTCAGGATTTGTGGTTCCAGTAATCACCATTGCATGGTGTACCTGGAAAACTACTATATCATTGAGACAGCCACCACTGGCTTTCCAAGGAATCAGTGAGAGGCAGAAAGCACTCAGGATGGTTTTCAtgtgtgcctctgtcttcttcatCTGCTTCACTCCCTAtcatattaacttttttttttatactatGGTAAAGGAAACCATTATTAGCAGTTGTCCCATTGTCCAAAGCACACTGTATTTCCATCCTTTTTGTCTATGCCTTGCAAgtctttcctgtcttttggatccAATTCTCTATTACTTCATGGCCTCAGAGTTTCGTGACCAACTATCCCACCACGGCAGCTCTGTGACCCATTCCCGCCTTATGAGCAGGGAGAGTGGTTCGTCAATGAttagctaa